From the Hordeum vulgare subsp. vulgare chromosome 1H, MorexV3_pseudomolecules_assembly, whole genome shotgun sequence genome, the window AAGTACATTCAAAAAATAttacagaaattaatataatttGCACGCATGTTGCTAATTTCTTTAGTTCAAACTTCCAATTTCAAACTCACTTGCGTCCATCTCAGAAAAAAGACTACAAACCTAATGCTGATTTATATGAATATGAGGAATAATTAATGTGTTTAATAATAGTCCTATGGGTACAAGAGAAGAAATCATTACCTTCTGTAACTTGAAGCAGATAATTCCATTCAGTCATCATCTATCCACTGAGAGGCACTCAAGGTGTTGTCATTGTCAACCAAAGTTAGGCTGTGTAAACAGGTACAAGTCAATGCTTATGCATAACGTGTTATTATTTTTCCATTGTCAAGGGAAGGAATAAAATATGTCCTGCTTGAgaacaagattatttgcttcacatGTTCTATTTTCAGAATACTATTGTGTGCTACACCAATAAAACTGTTACCAAGAGAACAATTAGGTAGAGTGTTTTCAGCTACACATTACCATGAATAACCAATCATGAGGCAGTGCACAGCACAAAATTTGTTATAAATCATGTACACAGTACTATCTATCACTGTCGATTTATAGAAGGAACTCTATGTAACTATGACAGGCAAATAAAAAACTAACTAATTGGGTAAAAGTGTATATTTTACCAATTATGAACCTTCAAGGCAATCTGGTGCTTCTGTTGGGTACCCCCACATGCCACAAGGTGAGCAAGTATACATTACCGTTGGATAGCTTTAAGCGTAACCTGCTGCCATTGGGTAGCTGTCCAAGGTAAGAGATGAATGGACTCGGTTGATGTTCCTGCTAGATGAGAAAGCTATCTAGCCAATAGCAAGGTGAGGGCCTCTGTGATCTCTCTAGTTCCCTTTCATGCTTGGATGGGTCTGTTCAGAAAAACAGTCTTCCTTTTGGTTCCTTAATCACACATCATTCACTGGAAGTAGCTTCTTTCTGGCACGAAGGAGTGGTTATTCTATTAACTAATTCATTGTACAAACAATCATTCTGTGTCAAAACATTTGATATTTCAGCAGGCAGTTCTGTAGCCTTGTCCAATGGATCCACTTGAGAGAACCCAGTAACTAGTGTATTGTAAGAAACGCTATCAGGAGCAATTCCTGAGCTCAACATCTCATCAAAAAGCTTGGAGGCTTCTTCGTTATTACCAGATTTACAATAGGCATACATCAGAGTGGTATAAGTAAGCTTGTTTGGAGGTATACCCCTGGACCGCATTTGCTCAAAATAATTCAGAGCTTCATCCATTTTTCCTATTCTGCAAAAACCATGTATCATAATTGTGTAGCCAATTACTCCCACCTCAATGCTGTTTTCTCtgctttgctcaaacatggtcttcGCCTCGTCAACAAGATAAGCATGGCACATCCAGTGCATAAGACTACAGTAAGTTACCTTAGTTGGTCTTATGCCAGTAGACTTCATAGTGTTAAGGACATCCATTGCACCAGAAATGTTACCAACTCTACCATAACCACCAATAAGTGCATTGTAGATTACTACATTTGGTTCTAATCCACGGGTCATCAATTCAGTCAAATATTCATTTGCTTTATGAATATCCTTTATTCTACAATATCCATCTATTATAGTGCCATATGACACTATATCTGGCCGAAGTCCCTCAATTTTCATCTGATCCAGCAGGTGAATGGCCTCTTCCATTTTACCCAAAATGCAATACGCATGTAGTATAGTATTAAACGTGAAAATATTAGGCTTAAACCCTCTTCTGATCATGTCATCACGGAGTTTAATTGCTTCCTCTATTTTATTGTCTTTGCAGCAACCTTGAATCATTATGTTATAAGTGATGCTATCCAGTTCAAGCCCCTTATTAACCATGGTCCTTAGAACCTCAGTAGCTCCTTCCATGTTCTCCCCCTCACAAAGCCCATGAATCAATGCATTGGAAGTTGCAATATTGACAGATAAACCTTTCTCCAACATCTTAAACCAAATTCCAACTGCTTCTTGGTGTTTTCCGCCCTGGCAAAGCTGCTTCGCACAAGCTGTCATGAGAGAATCATTTGGTCGCATACCCCTTATAATCATTTCATTTAGAAGCCTTACCACAGACTTCAATCTTCCAGTCCTTTGGAGAAGCCCTGCAACCACCGAATTGAACAAACCAAAATGAACTGCCATCCCAGTCAATAACATCTCCTCCAATATCTGCTCAGCACGCTCCATCTCCCCTTCCTTGCATAGAGCTCTAGCAATCAAGTTGTAAGTCACTGCTGTTGACTTCATCTTCTTTGAGAGCATTTCATCAAACAACCTGATTGCTTCTGAGAAATGCCCCTTCCTACAATGGCAACCAATAAGCTCATTGTAAATAATCTCATTTGGGACGATTCCTAACCGAGCCATTTCCTGCAACACTGCACCAACCTCCCCAAAACGCTGACTTCTTGCAAGACCATTGATCAGAATGCCAAAGGTGACCACGCTCGGGGTCACCTTGCTCTCCTCCATCCTCTCCTTCAACCGAAAAGCCTCGTCTACTCTTGCACTCTTGCAAAGTCCATCCATCAGCAAATTGTATGGCACTACACCAGCACATTGCTGGAGCCCAGCATGGACTAGCTCTGCAAGTATCTTCAAACCGTCTTCCACCTTTCCAGCCCTGCAGAGGACCTTGATCATAGAGGTATATGAGTATGCATTCGGAGTGACGTTCTGGCGATCACGCATTTCAGCAAACACCTTGCGAGCGGCGTCAAGCTGGCCAGCGCGTGCAAGAGCTTCAAGGAGTATATTGCAGGTCTTAACGGAGGGGGAAGCGCCCCGGGAGGAGAGCACATGGAAGGCGTCCGTGGCACCCCTGAGGGAGTCGCGTGCGGAGGAGGCGAGGAAGGTGCTGACGAGTAAATCCGATGAGGGAGTGGAGGAGGCGTCGGCCACAGCCGCTGCGGCAGTGTGGAGGGGGTGGAGATGTAGGAGGCGTTTCATTAGGCGGCGAGCGGAGGGCATCGTGGAGCGATCGGCcacgagggaggggaggaggagcgcGGAGACGCGGGGGGTCAGGAGGTCGTGGGCATGGGCGTggctggaggaggagggagcgttggaaaCAAGGTGGTGAAGGAGCCGGAGGGCGGACGCCGCAGGGAGAGGGGAGGGAAGGGATGAGAGGGCGGATGCCAGACCGCGGTCGCCCAGGCGGCGGAGTAGACAATCCAGGTCGCGCGCCGCGTCAGGTGAAGGGGCGCTGGCGAGCGTCCCCAGAACCTCGGCTGCGGCCACGGCGTCAGCAGAGGACGAGGAGagctggcggtggcggtggcggtggcggcggcggatggcgaggaggagagagggacAGGGTGGTGGTTTCATGGCGGATGGATGTACGACGTGGAACGGTTGAGGAGGGTGGTTAGAAGCTTGAATGGAAGGTATGGATTGGGTCCGGGGACAGGGGACTGATGTGGACGACCCTCCACCAAGATTGGATCAAAGGGTCGGAGGAGCGAAAGTCTGTGGCAGATCAGCAAGGGAAGCAGCCAAGAAGGAGATGGAAGGGGAGtgctcgctgctgctgctgctgctgcatggGGCTCGCCGGATGGGCAGGGGCGCAGGTCGAACGACACACCGGACGTGGGGCACGGCGGCCGGGCGGCGGGCGGCGGGATTGATAGGGTTGTCCGATGGCCACGGGATCTCTGTTCGTCCCCTCGTCCGCTATTTATTATTGGGCTGACTGGCCGAGGCCCAGCAGTAGTGGTAGAGAGAGTGGGCTGAGCCCTAGGCCTACTTCTTTTTCTAGCCTCGGGGGGATTTCCTCACGCCCCAGGCCATGGGCTGCCTCGGGCCCAGCTCCATCGAATGACAACACTAGAAAAATGTACCaattctcaaaaaatatatagaaaaatGTAGTAATCGACTCCCTTAGAGGTCTATTTAGAATGTTCTTTTATACGGTGTGCTTTTTGCTTATCTGTCaaaatggttgtcctcattggtgTTGTTCAGTGTGGTTCACATATATTGTATTTTTCAACTCCGTATAATGATGAATATGTGGTTTCTAAAGACACTAAAATGTAACTCCCTCTATGCGCACTTTTCCAAATGTATCCGACAAAGGCTCCAGGCCCCGATAGATACTCGATACACTTTTTCCAAAGGCATAGGGATCTATGTGGATCCGAGGTGACCGACATGATATTATGCATCCTTTGTGGAGAGGAGAGCCCAGAGGTAATAAATGAAAACATTCTCATTCTTATACCCAAGGTTAAGGACCCCACTCAGCTAACCCAATTCAGACCTATAAGTTTGTGTAACGTGCTATATAAGATAGCTTCGAATGTCATATCCAACAAGTTAAAACAGATATTGCTAGCGATCATATCCGAAGAACAATCTGCTTTTGTCCCTAGGAGATTGATCGCTGATAATATTATCATAGCTTATGAGTGTTTGCACTTCATGAAAAGGAATAAAGCATAATGGGACAAATTTTGTGCAGTTAACTGGGTATGATGAAAGCTTATGATAGGGTCGACTGGGAGTACTTGGAGGCCATTATGCTTAAATTGGGATTTGCACCTGTTTGGGTCTCTTTAATCATGAGAAGCTATTTCACCTTTGAGGAGAATCCGTTAGGGGGGGCAATTTCTCCATACCCGTTTTTGCTTGTAGCGGAGGGCCTTTCATGCCTTTTTAAAACAAAAGATGAATCATCGCACCTCAATGGTATTCAAATAGCTCCAACGGCATGGCTCGCAAGCCACTTGCTATTTTGCGGATGATATCATGTTGTATGTTAAAGCCAATGTTGATGGAACAAATGAGTTGTCCTCCTTGTTGTATTGCTATTTGTAATGCGTTAGGTTAGAGAattaatttatcaaattcattagTTTTCTTTAGCAAGGGTTGGCCCAGCCCTCTCAGATCTAATGTGATGAATGCTTTGCATGTTACAAATGAGTCAGTGTCAGAAAAATACTCGGGAatgatgtaagtgcatctagtgtcccttagtgattttggtggtttgaagacttatacgtTAAGAGTCTGATAAGTTTGTAAGTGTacgcaggctctataagtcgctgaggagtttgagttattcgatgaatatcgacccctaaaaatgtatgtcttcgggtgaagactttggtcattccttgaagattttgatcgcgaagaaattgctaagaaaatgatattcctcatgaagacattgaagatgaggaattcgatgtgtcccgaagaaaatactatgaagactttcaagcttgaagatttactctttctttttcattttctttactcttgagtcataggaacaccgtactcttaaaggggtcgaggtaaaactatggaaagaatttcctcacgatgctcaacccaaacctacacctaccataTCCTCAAAGTGagtaacatgagagacatgaggactttcacagttgaaagttccgaccgttgccgctgttggaaatatgccctagaggcaataataaaatggttattatcatatttccttgttcatgataatcgtctattgttcatgctataattgtattaacaggaaacagtaatacatgtgtgaataaatagatcacaatgtgtccctatcaagcctctagttggctagctcgttagtcaatagatgatcatggtttcctggtcatgggcattagatgtcattgataacgggatcacatcattgggggaatgatgtgatggacaagacccaatcctaagcatagcactagatcgtattgttcgtatgctaaagcttttctaatgtcaagtgtcttttccttcgaccgtgagattgtgcaactcccggataccgtaggagtgctttgggtgtatcaaacatcacaacgtaactgggtgactataaaggtgcactacgggtacctctgaaagtgtctgttgggttggtacgaatcgagaacgggatttgtcactccgcgtgacggagaggtatctatgggcccactcggtagaacatcatcatgagctcaatgtgactaaggggttagacaCACGATgaagtgctacagaacgagtaaagagacttaccggtaacgagattgaacaaggtatatgtcacgcccaagatgcgaccctatcctcaatttggcacgaaggcctcgttagggatagaagcgcatctcgtcatgtcgcaagaatggatatcgttacaagtacatgtactgaaaagaagagatatatatagaattggcttacactcgccacaagctacattagagtcacatcagtacattacataatcatcaagagtaagagcagggtccgactacggacgaaaacaaacgagaaaaataagaacgacgtccatccttgctatcccaggctgccggcctggaacccatcctagatcgatgaagaagaagaagaagaagaagcaactccaaatgaacaatcaacgcgctcgcgtcaagtaacctttacatgtacctgcaactggtgttgtagtaatctgtgagccacaagggactcagcaatctcatttccaaaggtatcaagactagcaaagcttaatgggtgaggcatggttaagtggtgagcttgcagcagcggctaagcatatgtttggtggctagacttacgagtacaagaaataagagggggaagatctacgcataacggacgtgaactactgatgatcaaatgaatgatcctgaacacctacctacttcagacataaacccaccgtgtcctcgatcggagaaagaactcacgaaagagacagtcacggttacgcacacagttgtcatattttaattaacttaacttcaagttatctagaaccagtgttaaacaaagtttccacgttgccacataaccgcgggcacgactttccgaaaagatttaaccctgcaggggtgctccaactagtccatcacaaattaccacaagccgcatagaaatcctcaatcacgaagctcgcgatctcgtcggattccctagtggaaaacctcaactctgagattacccaaagcatcaccggaatcccgatgcacaagatatctcgtcaaaggtaaaactaatccagcaaggtcgcccgacgtgtcgacgaacccgataggagccgcgtatctcgttctcaggacacaacggatggaaaagcctacaggtaccaaacctcgagttgccccgtggtggcctcgcagtctgtccttttgggaccaacaccatcagcactgcccccccctatttatgtaaaattactcctcgggtagcgctaactccctatgcatttcagtgttatcaaaattattatgttgggcaaatgtagaaccaaagttgggccttgccagaccagctttaatctaaaacgaattatcaagggggtccccataacaaccccgaccgtgttaggagcgctcaattatggaacataacaccggtagccgaaactaagggggcaaaggtggaacaaaacaccaggctagaaaggccgagccttccaccttttaccaagtatataggtgcattaaattaaataacatttaatagggtgatataacaaggaacccatgttttcacatggaagcatatgcacctgcaactagcaacactacacagggttaagcaagcagtaacatagccaatcagtggtttgctaggtcgaacaggttgaaggttatcatggcattgttgagaggctgatatttaacatgtggtaggcaacgagacataatcgatagaagcgataaaactagcatggcaatgatagtaatggtatctggggaaatgatcatcttgcctgagatcccgcttggaagaagaatgcctccgtgaagcagacgaaccgacgtagtcgaacgggtcctcacatccgacacgcttgcggaactctatcgagacggggaaaaccggaaacaagcatcaacacacgatattcaccacacgatgcacaacacaaatgatgcatgagcaactgaatacatgcaagacacggcatgataaTTCAcgtcaaacaaacactacacattaagtgaagttcaatatgcaacgagttgcatattgacgaaactccacgtctaATTATATGGTTCTATCCTAATTAGATACACCACAATATTAAatgtgttaaacatggcaagaggtgaagcgtaattaagctacctatctaggcattttaaatgaggtcggaaatgacatatagcacctccgagacgacctcacatgttaatttacaattctgtccagatctgaattaacacatttaattagttgttaaacagcaaaacaaataggttcacgtgattctacgcgtccttacaagcaatctacacataaagaacatctccaacggagctacggatcaaaagttacaagcaccgcaagatatgatggcatgaatgcaatatgtgtgcaacgacggctacgagcacttcaaaacatacaaccagcaagagaaaatgaaactacacgagattctaagcaagtttcatataggaacgatcaaatcagagctacggttcaaaagctacgtgcaaaacaagaaatgactacaatctgccaaaatcagccacatagcattttctacgccccacaactactagCTACACTActtcgataaactcaagcaaggcatgacacgaaagagggcaagaagcactactacaaacaactaacaacaactagcatggcatcatggaacactaggaaaagaagacacaaaatggcttctcacacactatttcagacttagtgaaaataacacctcatgacagtgcagttttcagcctgaaggcatattgacagcagcaaaaccataagctacaggactccaaatggcacgaaaatttacagcatgctagagaaacactagggctacaactaactccattggaccatccTCAAAAGaggtacagatcaaaagatacaagcaagacaagacagcaacaaaatataacagattccagacttagaaatatttcagcacctccaaatcagcactatttctagcaacttgagggcaatcaaaccacacctaaacatgcatttctattgcaaccaaaaataccaggggctagtctaaacacccaagaacaactccctagttgacaacttaatcaaccggagcacgaaataaatcctacgaaaaagacaagagggcaacatggcaaaataccgcgcgaactaacttgctctaatgctaaaaccaattgcacagaaaaatcccatgaatttttctaccccggaaacatataaaatatgtggggttgcaacaacaagataatgccacacgaaaatgcgagagaataacctagacacggaaaaataaactagcgcaatcccctacacgcaaaaataccaatgaccgctctaaaatgcatggaaaaatggttcctaaaacatgggcgttttatctacggggttcggGCTATTCGAACACGCccggaaaataaatgcgggcactatcctattgagacagcacacatttctaggcaaacagtgggtcaaaccacaccaaacatttatgcaagttgcaaaaatggatactacgcaaaattctacaccaaaaccatataaaatacgcctcgatccgatttacggtttaaaagttatggGGTTTATATATACGTATATTTTCCTGAAATTAATTAACTCCCGAGAAAATAACTAAATTCCTACTGGGCCGAACATGGGGCGCAGCTTAGCTACATGCCGCCTAGGTGAGGAATAGGAGGGCAGGGGAAAAGGGAGGATCACCTTGGGCCGAGCTGAGCCGGCCTGCTCGGCGACTGAGCTGGCTGTCTGGAGAGGCCGACTGGGGGGCGCTCGAGGATGGGCCGCGAGGAGGCGCGACGCTGGCCTGGGCCTACTCGACGGAGGGAGGCCGACCCAGGCGGGATGAGGCCGGCCCAGGAGGGGTCGCGGGGAGGCTGCGCACGCTGGAGCGTCATCGTTCTCCTCAGCACACTCATGGTGGCGCAGCACGGAGCCGACAGAGGGGCTCCAGGCTCCGGTGACTGTCGGACCTGGGACGGGGGCGAGGACGGCTGCCGGATCTAGCCGGATCCGTGCACGGGAGGTCAAatcccggcggcggcgcgagctGGAGTCCAAGGCAGCGGCAGATCGGCACCGGCGGCGGCTCGGGAAGGCAAGGCGGCAGAGACAGCGACCTGGCACGCCGGCGGGGAACGGTGACGAGGAGCTGCAGGCGGCGGGTCTTGCGGCGCGGGCAGGCCGGCGGCGGCTCGCCACCACGGGCTCGTGAGCACGGGGAGGAGCTTGCTCGGCTGGGGAGATCCGGGCAGGATGGGGCGGCGGCGCCCGTATGGGCTTGGCGGGCCTCgcgtgggctcgcgggcccggcggcgcgaggaggaggtgggaggaggcagcgggaggattagggtttcgggggttGGCACGGATTTTGAGGCAAGGAAGAAGGGTTGTCTAAAATGCACTCGggaactatatatagacaaatggggggctaggtttagcgaaatttcgacccggatccaaccgcgcggtcggattcgactaattccaaatgcgggaacggttacgaggccgtgtagaggggatatccggagacgagagggagaacgggcatcGTGGCAACGCGTTTTAAAATACCGACAAACGTCccatggtagaccgaatacggtgccgctacggtcgaccgttcgggtaccatatggtctccgatcgcgacgaaattcgacaggcagcctagctataactaatctcgaccacatgccaagtttcaccccgatcagagaaatttttacgcacacttttaaaacagggttcgaacgatgctgcgggcgcgtgcgtgtgcggtcgggctcagaacggacaacgacgggaaccggcaactaacaacggatgcaacttttgaaaactggcggccacagagatgccgatgcaatgcagatgatgtgaatgatgcgatgatgatgcaacagaaGAAAATAACCCCACGCAaaaaacggaaaagaaggggaatcttctggacgtcggtctcgggttgtcacagtataggtataccgacgaccgaatctcgggcaagttctataccgacagacaaagggaattgtatacgggattgattgaatccttgacatcgtggttcatctgatgagatcatcgtggagcaagtgggat encodes:
- the LOC123436508 gene encoding pentatricopeptide repeat-containing protein At4g19440, chloroplastic-like codes for the protein MKPPPCPSLLLAIRRRHRHRHRQLSSSSADAVAAAEVLGTLASAPSPDAARDLDCLLRRLGDRGLASALSSLPSPLPAASALRLLHHLVSNAPSSSSHAHAHDLLTPRVSALLLPSLVADRSTMPSARRLMKRLLHLHPLHTAAAAVADASSTPSSDLLVSTFLASSARDSLRGATDAFHVLSSRGASPSVKTCNILLEALARAGQLDAARKVFAEMRDRQNVTPNAYSYTSMIKVLCRAGKVEDGLKILAELVHAGLQQCAGVVPYNLLMDGLCKSARVDEAFRLKERMEESKVTPSVVTFGILINGLARSQRFGEVGAVLQEMARLGIVPNEIIYNELIGCHCRKGHFSEAIRLFDEMLSKKMKSTAVTYNLIARALCKEGEMERAEQILEEMLLTGMAVHFGLFNSVVAGLLQRTGRLKSVVRLLNEMIIRGMRPNDSLMTACAKQLCQGGKHQEAVGIWFKMLEKGLSVNIATSNALIHGLCEGENMEGATEVLRTMVNKGLELDSITYNIMIQGCCKDNKIEEAIKLRDDMIRRGFKPNIFTFNTILHAYCILGKMEEAIHLLDQMKIEGLRPDIVSYGTIIDGYCRIKDIHKANEYLTELMTRGLEPNVVIYNALIGGYGRVGNISGAMDVLNTMKSTGIRPTKVTYCSLMHWMCHAYLVDEAKTMFEQSRENSIEVGVIGYTIMIHGFCRIGKMDEALNYFEQMRSRGIPPNKLTYTTLMYAYCKSGNNEEASKLFDEMLSSGIAPDSVSYNTLVTGFSQVDPLDKATELPAEISNVLTQNDCLYNELVNRITTPSCQKEATSSE